Genomic DNA from Streptomyces sp. NBC_01571:
GTGCCCGCCTTGCTCACCGACGCTATCTGGCGCGGGGTGCAGGCACCGTCCTCCGCGTGCTTCTTCACCTGCGCCTCGGTGACACCGAAGCAGCTGCAGACGTACACGCGGTTCACCTCCCGGGCGGGGTCGACTGGCGATGCCTTCCCGATGAACGGTGAGGCTAACCTAACCTTACCTGCCGTCCGGAGTCCGCAAAAGTGCGAGAGGGCGCGGATCGTATGTGATCCGCGCCCCACCCGCACCCCGCCGCGAGGGACGGAACAGACCTCGATCCGCTACTGGTCGCGGTACATCTCGGCGACCAGGAAGGCCAGGTCGAGCGACTGGCTGCGGTTCAGACGCGGGTCGCACGCCGTCTCGTAACGCTGGTGCAGGTCGTCGACGAAGATCTCGTCGCCGCCGCCCACGCACTCGGTGACGTCGTCACCGGTGAGCTCGACATGGATGCCGCCGGGGTGCGTCCCCAGGCCCTTGTGGACCTCGAAGAAGCCCTTGACCTCGTCGAGCACGTCGTCGAAGCGGCGGGTCTTGTGGCCCGAGGCCGCCTCGAAGGTGTTGCCGTGCATCGGGTCGGTCACCCAGGCCACGGTCGCTCCGGAGGCACTGACCTTCTCCACCAGCTCGGGCAGCTTGTCACGGACCTTGTCCGCGCCCATCCGCACGATGAAGGTGAGCCGGCCCGGCTCGCGCTCCGGGTCGAGACGGTCGATGTACTGCAGCGCGTCCTGGGCCGTCGTCGTCGGGCCCAGCTTGATGCCGATCGGGTTGCGGATCTTGGACGCGAACTCGATGTGCGCGCCGTCCAACTGTCGGGTGCGCTCACCGATCCACACCATGTGGCCCGAGACGTCGTACAGCTTGCCGGTGCGGGAGTCGACGCGGGTCAGCGCCGACTCGTAGTCGAGGAGCAGCGCCTCGTGGGAGGCGTAGAACTCGACGGTCTTGAACTCCTCCGGGTCGGTGCCGCAGGCCCGCATGAAGTTCATCGCGTTGTCGATCTCGCGCGCCAGCTGCTCGTAGCGCTGGCCGGACGGGGACGACCTCACGAAGTCCTGGTTCCAGGCGTGGACCTGGCGCAGGTCGGCGTAGCCACCGGTGGCGAAGGCGCGCACCAGGTTGAGCGTGGAGGCGGACGCGTTGTACATCCGCTTCAGCCGCTCGGGGTCCGGGACACGGGCCTTCTCGTTGAAGTCGAACCCGTTGACCGAGTCGCCGCGGTACGTCGGCAGGGTCACGCCGTCCCGGGTCTCGGTGCCCTTGGATCGCGGCTTGGAGTACTGGCCGGCGATCCGGCCGACCTTCACCACCGGCACCGAGGCGGCGTACGTGAGCACGGCACCCATCTGGAGCAGGGTCTTGAGCTTGTTGCGGATCTGGTCGGCCGACACCGCGTCGAAGGCCTCGGCGCAGTCGCCGCCCTGGAGGAGGAACGCCTCTCCCTTGGCGACGGATGCCATCCGGGCGCGCAGCTGGTCGCACTCGCCCGCGAAGACGAGCGGCGGATACGACTCGAGGTCCGCGATCACATCGCGCAGAGCCTCGGCATCGGGGTACTCGGGCTGCTGCGCCGCGGGCAGGTCTCGCCAGGTGTTGCCAGCGCTTGCGCTGGACTTAGCGTTCACGGTCACCTACACAACACTACGGGGTCGCGCGCGGCGTGCTCTCCCGGTGCCCAGCGATTGAGACGCGCCACGCTCGTGCCGAGACGGTCCGGCAGGCGGTGTGAGCTGCGGGTCGGCCGTCGGAGCAGGTGCTCTGGGGCGGTGGGCGGGCCGCGCCGTGGCGGACGCAGTCTAGGGGGATCACTGGACCGCCGCGGGGCCCGGCCGCGTCGGCCGTGTCGCCCTCGTAAAGGCGGCCGAAGCACGGACGCCGCGCGCGGACGCGTCGCGCTGTCGCCCGTCCCCCGGTGTCGGGTAATGTGCGGCGCATGTTCGCGCACTCGCACCAGACCTGGTGGTGGACCGCTCATCCGGCGGCCCACTGACTGCGCGTACGCAAGACTTCGCGAAGGCCGCCCGAGGGGCGGCCTTCGGCGTTTTCCGGGGTCGTTCCTCTCCGATGTGAGAAGGAACAGGACCGATGAACCTGCTCGACCTGCTGGACGATCCCCGCCCGTTCGCCCTGCTGTGCCGCCGTACCCCCGGCCGCTCCACCGAGGAGGCGGGCACGGTGGAGGTGCTGCTCGGACCCGTGGCCGAGTACGACCGGCTCGCCGACCTGCCCGACGAGGCCCTCGCGCTCATCCCCTTCCGCCAGATCCGTGAGCGCGGCTTCGACGTGCGCGACGACGGCACACCGCTCGCGGCACTGACCCCCGAGGAGAGGCACGAGCTGCCGCTGGAGCGGGCCCTGGCCCAGTTGCCGGAGCACGACGTGCGCGTCGAGGGCGGCGGCTTCGACGTCGGCGACGAGGAGTACGCCGGGATCGTCGGGCGCGTGCTGCGCGAGGAGATCGGACGCGGCGAGGGCTCGAACTTCGTCATCAGGCGTACGTACGAGGGGGAGATCCCGGGGTTCGGCAAGGCGGACGCGCTGGCCCTCTTCCGGCGGCTGCTGGTCGGCGAGCGGGGCGCGTACTGGACGTATGTCGTGCACACCGGGAACCGGACGCTGGTCGGGGCGAGCCCCGAGGTGCACGTGCGGATGTCCGGCGGGACCGTGGTGATGAACCCGATCAGCGGGACGTACCGCTACCCCGCGGGGGGACCCTCCGCCGAGGGTCTGCTCGGCTTCCTCGCCGACGGCAAGGAGATCGAGGAGCTCTCCATGGTCGTGGACGAGGAGCTCAAGATGATGTGCACGGTCGGCGACATGGGCGGGGTCGTGATCGGACCGCGGCTGAAGGAGATGTCCCATCTCGCGCACACCGAGTACGAGTTGCGGGGCCGGTCCTCGCTGGACGCGCGCGAGATCCTGAAGGAGACCATGTTCGCGGCGACGGTCACCGGGTCGCCGGTGCAGAACGCGTGCCGGGTGATCGAGCGGTACGAGCCCCTCGGCCGGGACGGTGTCGGACGCGGCTACTACGCGGGCGCGCTGGCCCTGCTCGGGCGGGACGCGGGCGGCGCCCAGACCCTCGACTCCCCCATCCTCATCCGGACAGCCGACATCGACGCGGGCGGGCGGCTGCGGGTGCCGGTGGGCGCCACGCTGGTCCGGGGCTCGGACCCGGCGGGCGAGGTCGCGGAGACGCACGCGAAGGCGGCGGGGGTGCTGGCCGCGCTGGGGGTCGTGGAGAGGAGCCCGCGCGCGCCGGGCGTACGGCCGAAGCTGGCCGACGATCCGCGGGTGCGGGCCGCGCTCGACGGCCGGCGGGCCTCGCTCGCGCCGTTCTGGCTGCGGATGCAGGAGCGGACCGGCTCCCTGGAGGGCCATGCCCTCGTGGTGGACGGGGAGGACACCTTCACCGCGATGCTCGCGCACGTGCTGCGGTCGTCGGGGCTGGAGGTGAGCGTGCGGCGGTACGACGAGCCGGGGCTGCGGGAGACGGTCCGCGCGCACGCGGGTCCGGTGGTGCTCGGTCCCGGCCCCGGTGACCCCTCCGACACGGACGACCCCAAGATGCGGTTCCTGCGCGGCCTCGCGTCCGAGGTGATCCGGGAGCACCGGCACGGAGTGCTCGGCGTGTGCCTGGGCCACGAGCTGATCGCGGCGGAGCTGGGCCTGGAGACGGTCCGCAAGGAGGTCCCGTACCAGGGCGCGCAGACCACGATCGATCT
This window encodes:
- a CDS encoding trp operon leader peptide; translation: MFAHSHQTWWWTAHPAAH
- a CDS encoding class II 3-deoxy-7-phosphoheptulonate synthase — protein: MTVNAKSSASAGNTWRDLPAAQQPEYPDAEALRDVIADLESYPPLVFAGECDQLRARMASVAKGEAFLLQGGDCAEAFDAVSADQIRNKLKTLLQMGAVLTYAASVPVVKVGRIAGQYSKPRSKGTETRDGVTLPTYRGDSVNGFDFNEKARVPDPERLKRMYNASASTLNLVRAFATGGYADLRQVHAWNQDFVRSSPSGQRYEQLAREIDNAMNFMRACGTDPEEFKTVEFYASHEALLLDYESALTRVDSRTGKLYDVSGHMVWIGERTRQLDGAHIEFASKIRNPIGIKLGPTTTAQDALQYIDRLDPEREPGRLTFIVRMGADKVRDKLPELVEKVSASGATVAWVTDPMHGNTFEAASGHKTRRFDDVLDEVKGFFEVHKGLGTHPGGIHVELTGDDVTECVGGGDEIFVDDLHQRYETACDPRLNRSQSLDLAFLVAEMYRDQ
- a CDS encoding anthranilate synthase family protein; its protein translation is MNLLDLLDDPRPFALLCRRTPGRSTEEAGTVEVLLGPVAEYDRLADLPDEALALIPFRQIRERGFDVRDDGTPLAALTPEERHELPLERALAQLPEHDVRVEGGGFDVGDEEYAGIVGRVLREEIGRGEGSNFVIRRTYEGEIPGFGKADALALFRRLLVGERGAYWTYVVHTGNRTLVGASPEVHVRMSGGTVVMNPISGTYRYPAGGPSAEGLLGFLADGKEIEELSMVVDEELKMMCTVGDMGGVVIGPRLKEMSHLAHTEYELRGRSSLDAREILKETMFAATVTGSPVQNACRVIERYEPLGRDGVGRGYYAGALALLGRDAGGAQTLDSPILIRTADIDAGGRLRVPVGATLVRGSDPAGEVAETHAKAAGVLAALGVVERSPRAPGVRPKLADDPRVRAALDGRRASLAPFWLRMQERTGSLEGHALVVDGEDTFTAMLAHVLRSSGLEVSVRRYDEPGLRETVRAHAGPVVLGPGPGDPSDTDDPKMRFLRGLASEVIREHRHGVLGVCLGHELIAAELGLETVRKEVPYQGAQTTIDLFGRTETVGFYNSFVARCDDEAAAELAAHGVEVARSGAGEVHALRGPGFAGVQFHPESVLTLNGTAVVRELIAQLRGTGTLSERRPAV